The Streptomyces lienomycini sequence CAGCCGGCGCCGCCGGACCGAGAGGCACGTCACACGGCCTTCGAGTTTCTCGGACTCGCCGATGTCCACGAGCACTGGCTCGTGGGTCCGCCGTCCCGGACGGGCGAGGGCTTTCCTGCTTCGCACGCGGGGCCTTTCGTACGGGCGCGGGGCGTCGTCGGCTCTCCGGCGCCCGGGGCGGGCGCCGGTTCGCCATCATGCGGCGCGGACCTGCGCGGACGGAACCCCCCTCACCCCCCTCAGCCCGTCGTAGCCCTCCTGAGATGCTCCGCCGTGCTGGAGCCGCGGGCCGCGAGCAGTTCCCGCGGGGTCCCCTCGAAGATCACCCGGCCGCCGTCCCGCCCTCCGTCCGGACCGAGGTCGATCACCCGGTCGGCGTGCGCCACCACGTCCAGGTTGTGCTCGACGACCACGACCGTGTTGCCGCCGTCCACCAGCCGGTCCAGCAGGGCGAGCAGCCCCTCGACGTCCGACATGTGCAGCCCGGTGGTCGGCTCGTCCAGGACGTAGACGGCGCCGGTGCGGTGCAGGCGGGTGGCGAGTTTGATGCGCTGCCGTTCCCCGCCGGAGAGCGTGGACAGCGGTTGCCCGAGAGTGAGGTAGGTGAGGCCGACGTCGCGCAGGGCGCGCAGCCTGCGCCGTACGCCCGCGTCGGCGAAGAAGTCCAGCGCCTGGCCGGCCGTCATCGCCAGTACGTCGGCGACGGATCTGCCGTCGACCGTCAGCCGCAGCACCTCCTCCCGGAAGCGCCGCCCCTCGCAGGCGTGGCAGGGGGTCGTCACCGGGTCCATGAACGCGAGGTCGGTGTGGATGACCCCGCGCCCCTCGCAGGTGCCGCACGCCCCGGCCGAGTTGAAGCTGAAGAACCCCGGCTCGGCACCCGTCTCCCGCGCGAAGACCTTCCGCACCGTGTCCATGATCCCGAGGTACGTCGCCGGGGTGGAGCGCGCCGAGACGCCGATGGCCGACTGGTCGACGACCACCGCGTCCGGGTGGGCGGCGGTCAGCTCCGCGACCAGCGTGCTCTTGCCCGACCCGGCGACCCCGGTGACCGCGGTGAGCACCCCGGTCGCGAACGCCACCGTCACCTCCCGCAGGTTGTGGCGGTCGGCGCCCTTCACCCACAGCTCCCCGGTGGCCGCCCGCACGGTCTCCTTGACCGCCGTGCGCCGCCCCAGGCACCGCCCGGTGAGGGTGCCCGACGCGGCCAGCCCGTCCGGCGTCCCCTCGAACACCACCCGGCCGCCGCCGGCACCGGCCCGCGGACCCATGTCGACGACGTGGTCCGCCAGCGCGATGACGTCCGGGTCGTGCTCGACCACCAGCACGGTGTTGCCCTTGTCGCGCAGCCGCAGCAGCAGGTCGCCGAGGCGTCCGACGTCACGCGGGTGCAGTCCGACGCTGGGTTCGTCGAAGATGTACGTCATCCCGGTCAGGCTGGATCCGAGGTGCCGCACGGTCTTCAGCCGCTGCCCCTCGCCGCCGGACAGGGTGGCGGTCTCCCGGTCCAGGGCGAGGTAGCCGAGACCGATCGCCTCCACCCGCTCCAGCGCGGTCACCGCGGCGCCGGCGACGGGCAGGGCCACCGGGTCGTCGATCTCCTTCAGTACGGTGATCAGGTCGGTGATCTGCATCCGGGAGCAGTCGGCGATGGAGTGCCCGTCGATCCGGGTCGCGAGCGCCGCCGCGTTCAGCCGGGCCCCGCCGCAGTCGGGGCAGCGGGCCTCGACCAGGAAGCCGCGCACGAGATCCCGGGTCTTCTCGCTCATGCCGGACAGGTCCCGCTTGAGGTACAGCCGTTCGAACCGGTCGGCGAGTCCCTCGTACTCGGTGCTCCACGTCCCGCCGGAGCCGTTGACGGTGACCTTGCTGCCGGGCCGCCCACGCATCAGGAACGCCCGCTCGGCGTCCGTGAGGTCACCGACCGGCTTGTCGGTGTCCAGCTCCTCCGTGTTGGTGTACGCCTGCCCCTGCCAGGTCCCGGCCGCGAACGGCGGGAAGCGCACCGCACCGCCGGACAGCGACCTGGCCGGGTCGAGGATCCGGTCCCAGTCGGGCTGCACCCGGCGGCCCAGGCCGTCGCAGCCGGGGCACATGCCCGACGGGTCGTTGAACGAGTACGCCGTCGCCCCTCCGGCGCTGGGAGTGCCGTGCCGGGAGAACAGCACCCGCAGCACCGAGTGGATGTCGGTCATTGTGCCGACCGTGGAGCGGGAGTGGCCGCCGACCGGCCGCTGGTCGACGACGATCGCGGGGGAGAGGTCCTCCATGGCGTCCGCGTGCGGCCGCTCGTACTTGGGCAGCCGGTTGCGCACGAACCAGGTGAACGTCTCGTTCAGCTGGCGCCGCGACTCCACCGCGATCGTGTCGAACACGACCGACGACTTCCCCGACCCCGAGACGCCGGTGAACACGGTCAGCCGGCCCTTCGGGATGCGGAGCGTGACGTTCTGGAGGTTGTTCTCCCTGGCCCCGGTGATGCTGATGAACTCGCTCATACCGGGGACGCTAGGCGGGATACCCGACAGCGTCCGGCGTGATTTCCCTCAGTTCTCCCTCCTCGAACAGCAGCCAGCGGGTGATGCCGAGCGACTTCAGGAACGGCATGTCGTGTCCGGCCACGATCAGCGCCCCCTCGTACGCCTCCAGCGCGCTGGTGAGCTGCCGCACGCTCGCCATGTCCAGGTTGTTGGTCGGCTCGTCCAGCATCAGCAGTTGCGGCGCGGGCTCGGCCAGCATCAGTGCCGCCAGCGCCGCCCGGAAGCGCTCGCCGCCGGACAGCGTGGCCGCCCGCTGGTCGGCCCGGGCGCCCCGGAACAGGAAGCGCGCCAACCGCGCCCGGATCCGGTTGTCGGTGGCGCCCGGCGCGAACCGGGCCGTGTTCTCGGCGACGGTCAGCTCGTCGTCGAGGACGTCCAGCCGCTGCGGCAGGAACCGCGACGGCACGTGCGCCGTCGCCTCGCCCGCCACCGGTTCCAGCTCCCCGGCGACGGTGCGCAGCAGCGTGGTCTTGCCCGCGCCGTTGCGTCCGATCAGCGCGATCCGCTCGGGACCGTGCACGTCGAGGCCGCCCGCCACCCGGGCGCCGTGGGCCAACTCCAGGTCCCGCAGGGTGAGTACGGTCCGGCCCGGCGGCACGGCCGTGTACGGCAGGTCGACGCGGATCTCGTCGTCGTCCCGTACGGCCTCCACCGCGTCGTCCAGCCGTTCCCTCGCCTCGGTCAGCTTCTCCTCGTGCATGATGCGGTACTTGCCGGCCGACTGCTGGGCCGTGCGGGCGCGCAGCTTCATCACCGCCCGGGGCTCGCGCTTGGTGTCGTACATCTTCTGGCCGTACCGCCTGCGCCGGGCCAGGACGACCTGGGCGTCGGCCAGTTCGCGCTTCTGCCGCCGCAGGTCCGACTCGGCGACCCGCACCATCCGCTCGGCCGCCTCCTGCTCCACGGCCAGCGCCTGCTCGTACGCCGAGAGGTTCCCGCCGTACCAGGTGATCGTGCCGGACCGCAGGTCGGCGATCTGGTCGACCCGTTCCAGCAGTTCGCGGTCGTGGCTGACCACGACCAGCACGCCCGGCCAGGACTCGACGGCCGCGTACAGGCGTCTGCGGGCGTACACGTCGAGGTTGTTGGTGGGCTCGTCCAGGAGCAGGACGTCCGGTCGGCGCAGCAGCAGCGCGGCCAGCCGCAGCAGCACCGACTCGCCGCCCGAGATCTCGCCGACGGTGCGGTCGAGCCCGACGTGGCCCAGCCCCAGTTCGCCGAGTGCGGCCAGCGCGCGTTCCTCGACGTCCCAGTCGTCGCCGACGTTCTCGAAGTGCTCCTCGCTGGCGTCACCCGCCTCGATGGCGTGCAGCGCGGCCCGCCGCCCGGCGATGCCGAGAGCCTCGTCGACGCGCAGGGCGGTGTCGAGCGTGACGTTCTGCGGCAGGTGGCCCACCTCGCCGGTCACCCGGACGGAGCCGTCGGCCGGGGTGAGCCGCCCGGCGATCAGCTGCAACAGGGTGGACTTGCCCGCCCCGTTGACGCCGACGAGTCCGGTCCTGCCGGGTCCGAAGGCGGCGTCGAGGCCCTCGAAGACGGTGGTGCCGTCGGGCCAGGCGAAGGAGAGGGAGGTACAGGTGAGGGAAGTAGACATACGGGGTCTCCGCGGTTGCTCGAAGCGGTCAGGGGCAAACGCGTATCGAGACACCGGAAGCGGGCGGCCGCCGTCGGACGAGGGAGGAGAAGTCCCGAGAGGGGTCCCGGGGAATGCCGGGCACGAAAGCCCCGCTCCGCAAGGACGGCTCGAACGCCGAGGTCGCACGCGGCGTGCACACGTGAGATGAGATACGTGTGACGCGGTGTCTCAGGACCTCAGACGAGCAACGTCCTTCTCCAATCGGCGGCAACAGAAGCGCTACGAACCGTACGAGCGACCGGATGGGCTGTCAACGCATTTACGCGGTCCCGGTCCCACGCCCCAGGAGGCCCCCCGTGCCCCACGACCCGCTCTCCCTGCCGGCCCGGCTCTGCCTGCTGGCCTGGGACCCCGCGCGGCCCGGCGCCGCCGACACCGCCCGGGTCCACCACCTGGTGCGCGCCGGCGCGCTCACCGAACTGGCCCAGCGCGGCCTGCTCACGGACGACGACGGCATCGCCACGCCCGTCGACCTGGACTCCGGCGCCGGGGACCCCGTCCTCGACGGGCTGCTGGAACTGGTGCGCGAGTCGCTGCCGCACCGGTGGCGGACCTGGGTGCGGCTGCATGCCCGGGTCACCTTCGACGCCGTCCGGGAGCAGTTGGTGGCCGAGGGGTGTCTGCGGGCCGAGAAGAAACGCGTCCTCGGCGTGTTCCCGTCCGTGGAGTACGCCCTCGCGCGGGCCGCCGTGCCCCGGGCGCTCCGCGAGGAGACGCGGTACGTCCTGGAGGGGCCCTTGCCGGCCGCGGAGGTCTCCGAACGGGACGCGGCCCTGGCCGCGCTGGTGGCCGCCGCCGGACTGGGCGTCCCGGCGGGGGACGGGGCGGGCGGCCGGGACCGGATCGCGGAACTGACCGGGCGCAGCGGGGCCGCGGCACCCGGGCTGCGGAAGATCGTCGGCGAGGTCCGGGACGCGGTGAGCGCCGAGACCGCGCAGGCGATGGCCCCGGCACGCGGCTGAGCGGCGTCCCCGTGCGGGGCGGGGGAGGGGTCAGTGGCTCCCGCGCATCAGTTCCGCCAGGTCGTGGTCCAGGTCCAGCTGGAGGTGCTCCAGGCCCACCGGCACCAGCTCGCCGGTGGCCTGCAGGAAGCGGCGCAGCTCCCCCGAGCGCACATGGACCACGGCCGTGCCCTCGGGTGCGTGGAACTCCAGGACGGTGCGGTCGTACCCGTACGGGCGCACGCGGACGTCGCCGTGACCGTCCGGCTCCCGCATCCCGGCGATGAGCAGCTCGCGGGAGAAGGTCCAGCAGACCTCCACGCCCTCCAGGGTGGCGGGGGCGGGGAAGGTCATGCGGACCGCGAACGGGTCGTCGCGGTCGTAGTGCAGGGTCGCGGGAATGCTCGGCATACGCGGCGCGGCGGCGACGAGACGCGCCTCGACGGGCTGCTCGATGACGGTTGACAACGCCTTGCTCCCTCGTGACGGCTGGACGGGCTTCGGGGGTGGTGCGGGCCGGGCACTGGAAGAGACGACGGAATCAACCAATCCGTGCACACGACCATCGAGTGACCTCTGTCACCGCGTTCATGCACCGGAGTGACGCGCCTCTCCTCGCCTGCCCCGCGGGGGACTTGCGCCCCTCGCGTGCCACGCGCGCGTGCCGTGCCCGGTCCTCCAGGGCCACGCGCGTGTGTCGTGCCCGGTCCTCTGGACGGCGCCCGGGCGGTGGGCTAGCTTCGCCCGCCATGAGGCGCTTGGGGAGCATGCGACGTACGACGGGGTCCGTTCGGACCGGCGGCAGGCGCGCGGGGCGGGTGGTGCTCGCGGGCGCGGCCTGCGCGGCGGCGCTGGCCGCGCTGACGGCCGTGCCCGCCCAGGCACACCAGCGGCCGCACTGGGACGTGAAGGACACCGGCGTCCTCGACGTCCGGTTCCGGGGGCTCGCCGCCGTCGACCGGCACACCGCCTGGGTGGCCGGCACCCGGGGCACCGTCCTGCGCACCACCGACGGCGGCGGCACCTGGCGCGACGTCTCCCCGCCGGGCACGGACCAACTGGAGTTCCGGGACATCGAGGCCTTCGACGCCCGCCGGGCCGTGGCCCTGTCCATCGGCGAGGGCGAGGACTCCCGGGTCTACCGCACCGACGACGGCGGGGCGACCTGGACCGAGTCCTTCCGCAACACCGACGCGCGGGCCTTCTACGACTGCCTCACCTTCTTCGACCGCCGCCACGGCCTCGCCATGAGCGATCCCGTGGACGGCAGGTTCCGCATCCTGTCGACCAGCGACGGCGGCCGCTCCTGGAAGGTGCTCCCGGACCGGGGGATGCCCGCCGCGCAGGACGGGGAGGCCGGGTTCGCGGCCAGTGGGCAGTGCCTGGTCTCCGCCGGGCCGAGGGACGTGTGGCTCGCCACCGGCGGGGCGGCACGCGCGCGTGTGCTGCACTCCGCCGACCGCGGGCTCACCTGGACGGCCACCGACGCCCCCGTCCCGGCCGGCGACCCCGCCCGCGGCGTCTTCGCCCTCGCCTTCCGCGACCGCGCCCACG is a genomic window containing:
- a CDS encoding excinuclease ABC subunit UvrA: MSEFISITGARENNLQNVTLRIPKGRLTVFTGVSGSGKSSVVFDTIAVESRRQLNETFTWFVRNRLPKYERPHADAMEDLSPAIVVDQRPVGGHSRSTVGTMTDIHSVLRVLFSRHGTPSAGGATAYSFNDPSGMCPGCDGLGRRVQPDWDRILDPARSLSGGAVRFPPFAAGTWQGQAYTNTEELDTDKPVGDLTDAERAFLMRGRPGSKVTVNGSGGTWSTEYEGLADRFERLYLKRDLSGMSEKTRDLVRGFLVEARCPDCGGARLNAAALATRIDGHSIADCSRMQITDLITVLKEIDDPVALPVAGAAVTALERVEAIGLGYLALDRETATLSGGEGQRLKTVRHLGSSLTGMTYIFDEPSVGLHPRDVGRLGDLLLRLRDKGNTVLVVEHDPDVIALADHVVDMGPRAGAGGGRVVFEGTPDGLAASGTLTGRCLGRRTAVKETVRAATGELWVKGADRHNLREVTVAFATGVLTAVTGVAGSGKSTLVAELTAAHPDAVVVDQSAIGVSARSTPATYLGIMDTVRKVFARETGAEPGFFSFNSAGACGTCEGRGVIHTDLAFMDPVTTPCHACEGRRFREEVLRLTVDGRSVADVLAMTAGQALDFFADAGVRRRLRALRDVGLTYLTLGQPLSTLSGGERQRIKLATRLHRTGAVYVLDEPTTGLHMSDVEGLLALLDRLVDGGNTVVVVEHNLDVVAHADRVIDLGPDGGRDGGRVIFEGTPRELLAARGSSTAEHLRRATTG
- a CDS encoding ABC-F family ATP-binding cassette domain-containing protein; this encodes MSTSLTCTSLSFAWPDGTTVFEGLDAAFGPGRTGLVGVNGAGKSTLLQLIAGRLTPADGSVRVTGEVGHLPQNVTLDTALRVDEALGIAGRRAALHAIEAGDASEEHFENVGDDWDVEERALAALGELGLGHVGLDRTVGEISGGESVLLRLAALLLRRPDVLLLDEPTNNLDVYARRRLYAAVESWPGVLVVVSHDRELLERVDQIADLRSGTITWYGGNLSAYEQALAVEQEAAERMVRVAESDLRRQKRELADAQVVLARRRRYGQKMYDTKREPRAVMKLRARTAQQSAGKYRIMHEEKLTEARERLDDAVEAVRDDDEIRVDLPYTAVPPGRTVLTLRDLELAHGARVAGGLDVHGPERIALIGRNGAGKTTLLRTVAGELEPVAGEATAHVPSRFLPQRLDVLDDELTVAENTARFAPGATDNRIRARLARFLFRGARADQRAATLSGGERFRAALAALMLAEPAPQLLMLDEPTNNLDMASVRQLTSALEAYEGALIVAGHDMPFLKSLGITRWLLFEEGELREITPDAVGYPA
- a CDS encoding GOLPH3/VPS74 family protein, with product MPHDPLSLPARLCLLAWDPARPGAADTARVHHLVRAGALTELAQRGLLTDDDGIATPVDLDSGAGDPVLDGLLELVRESLPHRWRTWVRLHARVTFDAVREQLVAEGCLRAEKKRVLGVFPSVEYALARAAVPRALREETRYVLEGPLPAAEVSERDAALAALVAAAGLGVPAGDGAGGRDRIAELTGRSGAAAPGLRKIVGEVRDAVSAETAQAMAPARG
- the ssgD gene encoding spore wall synthesis regulator SsgD, with protein sequence MSTVIEQPVEARLVAAAPRMPSIPATLHYDRDDPFAVRMTFPAPATLEGVEVCWTFSRELLIAGMREPDGHGDVRVRPYGYDRTVLEFHAPEGTAVVHVRSGELRRFLQATGELVPVGLEHLQLDLDHDLAELMRGSH